The genomic DNA CAGGCTCGATCTTGACTTTTCTTTATCGCCGGGCTTGGTTCATCTGGTTAGCTATTGCGGTTACAGTCTCTTTCTCCCGCATTTATGTTGGGGTACATTACCCTCTGGATGTCGCGGGAGGAGCTTTTTATGGGATTCTTTGGGGAGTGCTGGTTTTGATCGTATCGAAATCCGTTTTTCGAATCCAGAGCCTTTCAGAGTCTAAGTTGCACTCAGGTCGGGGTGAACTCTGATACTACTGTTTTGAAAAAACTTGCCAGATCTATCTTATGAAGTAATTTTTTGGAAAAGGAGTAAGCAAAAATGGCGAAAACAAGCTTCTTGATCGGACTCCTGATACTGGGGTCATGTTCTGCCCTGGCTCAAGACCTTCCTCAAAAAGGACCTTACCTCTCGATGGTCACCCAGAACTCAATGGTGATAAGCTGGCGAACGTCGACCTCTGACAGTTCAGTGGTTCAATATGGGCTTACTCCCGCA from Candidatus Zixiibacteriota bacterium includes the following:
- a CDS encoding phosphatase PAP2 family protein, which translates into the protein GSILTFLYRRAWFIWLAIAVTVSFSRIYVGVHYPLDVAGGAFYGILWGVLVLIVSKSVFRIQSLSESKLHSGRGEL